In Ogataea parapolymorpha DL-1 chromosome I, whole genome shotgun sequence, the following are encoded in one genomic region:
- a CDS encoding NADH-ubiquinone oxidoreductase subunit, mitochondrial, which produces MIRIGLRQVRSLHLSRTVFKPALSATAGSSQSSWPTGFRLPRPRTWEESKEGALSKATRWYLLAEMFRGMYVVLEMYFRAPYTIYYPFEKGAISPRFRGEHALRRYPSGEERCIACKLCEAICPAQAITIEAEERADGSRRTYKYDIDMTKCIYCGYCQESCPVDAIVETPNIEYSTETREELLYNKEKLLSNGDRWEQEYKYAADADAPYR; this is translated from the coding sequence ATGATTCGCATCGGCTTGAGACAGGTTCGATCGCTGCATTTGTCCCGGACAGTGTTCAAGCCGGCACTGTCTGCTACGGCTGGCTCCTCGCAGTCGTCGTGGCCAACGGGCTTCCGGCTGCCGCGTCCTCGAACCTGGGAGGAGTCCAAAGAGGGAGCACTTTCCAAAGCAACTAGATGGTATCTGCTGGCGGAGATGTTCAGGGGCATGTACGTCGTTCTGGAGATGTATTTCCGCGCTCCGTACACCATATACTATCCGTTTGAGAAGGGAGCCATTTCACCGCGGTTTAGAGGCGAGCATGCTCTGAGACGGTATCCGTCTGGAGAGGAGCGGTGCATTGCATGCAAGTTGTGCGAGGCGATCTGTCCAGCGCAGGCTATCACGATCGAGGCAGAGGAGCGTGCGGACGGGTCCAGAAGAACTTATAAATATGACATCGACATGACCAAGTGCATCTACTGCGGCTACTGTCAGGAGAGCTGTCCCGTGGATGCCATTGTCGAGACCCCGAACATTGAGTATTCGACAGAAACGCGGGAGGAGCTGCTGTacaacaaagaaaagctgctTTCCAACGGCGACAGATGGGAGCAGGAGTACAAGTATGCTGCCGATGCAGATGCTCCATACCGCTAA
- a CDS encoding putative membrane protein, producing the protein MVDFKAFLISIHALCFALNVPPMLWHIRSRNIPASALFIYLEIMMLEYIVAAVIWGGDDYADAWDGRGWCDLTIRVQLMAQFGITGSIFCILLNLMMILLANRWTEYWFNSKRTKTAIELFSVVGFPLLIAVFVYFALYFRYAITQCTGCRLVFLKYGISLLLYYFWLLLWAVLCFVTALATLAVFFAKRKNTRNILQCTNSGYSLRRFSKMLIFCSLVIGAMFPLKVLSLVLNMNGWQPQFKPDFSRKLYWDTILRLPYNSFDDAERWIQIAMSVVGFALFGLGEDAVYMYVDWLETVPGGRRLVQRWRAWQESRKVVKKQNYISRNTTSSTQYSTDSGSDKEYVQESPVSSWELDDVKSDGRSPYDDYVSTPSSQLTTPRDEDIRHELRQAELDLLDEDIRRDLRRMGLEYTDI; encoded by the coding sequence ATGGTTGATTTTAAAGcgtttttgatcagcaTTCACGCGCTGTGCTTTGCGCTGAACGTGCCGCCGATGCTGTGGCACATCCGCTCTCGCAACATCCCTGCGAGCGCACTGTTTATCTATCTGGAGATTATGATGCTGGAGTACATTGTTGCCGCCGTTATATGGGGCGGCGACGACTACGCGGACGCGTGGGACGGCAGAGGCTGGTGCGACTTGACTATCCGTGTGCAGCTCATGGCGCAGTTTGGCATCACCGGCTCGATCTTCTGCATTTTGCTCAATCTGATGATGATTTTACTGGCCAACCGGTGGACAGAGTATTGGTTCAACAGCAAACGCACCAAGACGGCCATTGAACTGTTCAGCGTGGTCGGATTCCCGCTTTTGATCGCCGTGTTTGTGTACTTTGCGCTCTATTTCAGATACGCCATCACGCAGTGCACAGGGTGTCGGCtggtgttcttgaaatACGGCATTTCGCTGCTGCTATACTACttctggctgctgctgtgggCGGTGCTATGTTTTGTCACTGCGTTGGCTACCCTGGCTGTGTTTTTCGCCAAGAGAAAGAACACCAGAAACATCTTGCAGTGCACCAACTCGGGTTACTCGCTGCGCAGATTTAGTAAAAtgctcattttctgctcGCTCGTGATTGGTGCAATGTTTCCGCTCAAGGTCCTGTCGCTGGTGCTCAACATGAACGGCTGGCAGCCGCAGTTCAAGCCAGACTTCAGCAGAAAACTGTACTGGGACACAATTTTGCGGCTGCCGTATAACTCATTCGACGACGCAGAACGGTGGATCCAGATCGCGATGTCGGTTGTCGGCTTTGCGCTGTTTGGACTCGGCGAGGACGCCGTGTACATGTACGTGGACTGGCTAGAGACGGTGCCTGGTGGCCGCCGACtggtgcagagatggcGTGCGTGGCAGGAGTCCCGAAAAGTGgtcaagaaacagaactacatctccagaaacaccacGTCTAGCACGCAGTATAGCACAGATTCCGGCTCTGACAAGGAGTATGTGCAGGAATCGCCGGTCTCGAGCTGGGAACTGGACGACGTTAAATCAGATGGCCGCAGTCCATACGACGATTACGTCAGCACGCCGTCGTCGCAGCTGACGACGCCGCGCGACGAGGATATCCGGCACGAGCTGCGGCAGGCggagctggacctgctggacgaggacataCGCCGCGACCTGCGCCGGATGGGGCTGGAGTACACAGATATATAA